The sequence ATAGTGGTGTTTATGGATTTGAGTTGGTGGTGGAGGACTTTCCACAGCGCCCAATCACGCTGGCCTACACAGATGAGTCCCATTCTACCAGATGGCCACTTCCATCAAGAGCTCGGAGAAAGAGGGCTTCAGGAATTTTAACCGGCTAtaacacaagtgtgccatatacCACCAACGTTTATTTCACAACTGCAACCACAAGCCCACATGCGAAGACCACCTCCATCACAAAAACAACCACCATGTACCCAGTCACCACTTATCTCTCAGTTATTGGCAGCACCACATATCCAGTGACCACTGTTACCCCCACATCAACCACAACTCACCATATCACCACTCCAACAACCACAGTACCCACAACAGCATCCTCATCATACTCACTGCCAGTTACTACATATAAAAGCATGATATCCCCAACCACAATCATGACTTCTTCAGCATGGACCACTGCCACATCCCAACAACCTACCAGGGCAGCAGGCACAACTACAGCATATTCATGGGGGGCTCCTACCACCTCCCAGCATCCTACTACCACACCAAGCAGGACTACAGCAACTTCATGGGGTTCTACTGCCACCACTCAACATCCTACTACCACAACAAGCACAACTGTAGCATCTACATGGGGTTCTACTTCCACCACTCAGCATCCTACTACCAAaggactcacaactacagcattTTCCTCAAGGACTACAACTATCTTGCCACAATCTACTACCTCACCAGGCAGAACTACAACATCTTCATCATGGACTACTACCACCTTACAGGGACATGCTGCAACCACCACATCACTAACTACCACCACATCACCAACTACCGCCACTGGACCCCTGAATCTTTCACCAATCAGCCAACTaccattgcagttttctttttctgGTAAATCAGAGTTGCTTGTTCTTAAATACCCACAATTAATCATAATTCTACCATGTGACAAaaaagatatacagtagtgttcagaataatagtagtgctatgtgactaaaaagattaatccaggtttttagtatatttcttattgttacatgggaaacaaggtaccagtagattcagtagattctcacaaatccaacaagaccaagcattcatgatatgcacactcttaaggctatgaaatcgagctatgagtaaaaaaagtagaaaagggggtgttcacaataatagtagcatctgctgttgacgctacaaactcaaaactaaactagtatttagttgtataaccacagtttttcatgatttgttcacatctgcgaggcattaattttgttggtttggaaccaagattttgctggtttactagtgtgcttggggtcattgtcttgttgaaacacccatttcaagggcatgtcctcttcagcataaggcaacatgacctcttcaagtattctgacatatccaaactgatccatgatacctggtatgctttcagaaagcgctgtaactaggtttaaggatatgattccttctttatgttctcttatgccatataccaacacagtgcagagtagctacctaaactctgtaagggagatagagtatctcgtcaatagttttacatcctcattgaagacaactttggatgctgtagctcctctgaaaaagagagctttaaatcagaagtgtctgactccgtggtataactcacaaactcgtagcttaaagcagctaacccgtaagttggagaggaaatggcgtctcactaatttagaagatcttcacttagcctggaaaaagagtctgttgctctataaaaaagccctccgtaaagctaggacatctttctactcatcactaattgaagaaaataagaacaaccccaggtttcttttcagcactgtagccaggctgacaaagagtcagagctctgttgagctgagtattccattaactttaactagtaatgacttcatgactttctttgctaacaaaattttaactattagagaaaaaattactcataaccatcccaaagacgtatcgttatctttggctgctttcagtgatgtcggtatttggttagactctttctctccgattgttctgtctgagttattttcattagttacttcatccaaaccatcaacatgtttattagaccccattcctaccaggctgctcaaggaagccctaccattatttaatgcttcgatcttaaatatgatcaatctatctttgttagttggctatgttccacaggcttttaaggtggcagtaattaaaccattacttaaaaagccatcacttgacccagctatcttagctaattataggccaatccccaaccttccttttctctcagaaattcttgaaagggtagttgtaaaacagctaactgatcatctgcagaggaatggtctatttgaagagtttctgtcagggtttagaattcatcatagtacagaaacagcattagtgaaggttacaaatgatcttcttatggcctcagacagtggactcatctctgtgcttgttctgttagacctcagtgctgcttttgatactgttgaccataaaattttattacagagattagagcatgtcataggtattaaaggcactgcgctgcggtggtttgaatcatatttgtctaatagattacaatttgttcatgtaaatggggaatcttcttcacagactaaagttaattatggagttccacaaggttctgtgcattgatatataggcccaacaccacaatatcaatcaatcaatcaatcaatcaatcaatcaatcaatcaatcaatcaatcaatcaattttttttatatagcgccaaatcacaacaaacagttgccccaaggcgctttatattgtaaggcaaggccatacaataattatgtaaaaccccaacggtcaaaacgaccccctgtgagcaagcacttggctacagtgggaaggaaaaactcccttttaacaggaagaaacctccagcagaaccaggctcagggaggggcagtcttctgctgggactggttggggctgagggagagaaccaggaaaaagacatgctgtggaggggagcagagatcgatcactaatgattaaatgcagagtggtgcatacagagcaaaaagagaaagaaacagtgcatcatgggaaccccccagcagtctacgtctatagcagcataactaagggatggttcagggtcacctgatccagccctaactgtacagtaggagaaacatgcccatatcatgatgcttcactgtcttcactgtgaactgtggtttgaattcagagtttgggggtctctcagaaactgtctgcggcccttggatccaaaaagaacagttttactctcatcagtccacaaaatattcctctatttctctttaggccagttgatgtgttctttggcaaattgtaacctcttctgcacgtcttttatttaacagagggactttgcgggggattcttgcaaataagcttcacacaggcgtcttctaactgtcacagcacttacaggtaactccagactgtcattgatcatcctggagctgatcagtggatgagcctttgccattctggttattcttctatccattttgatggttgttttccgttttcttccatgcatctctggttttttgtccattttaaagcattggagatcattgtagatgaacagcctataattttttgcacctgcgtataagttttcccctctccaatcaactttttaatcaaactacgctgttcttctgaacaatgtcttgaacgtcccattttcctcaggctttcaaagagaaaagcatgttcaacaggtgctggcttcatccttaaataggggacacctgattcacacctgtttgttccacaaaattgatgaactcactgactgaatgccacactactattattgttaacacccccttttctactttttttttttttttttttttactaatatagcccaatttcatagccttaagagtgtgcatatcatgaatgcttggtcttgttggatttgtgagaatctactgaatctactggtaccttgtttcccatgtaacaataagaaatatactcaaaacctggattaatatttttagtcacatagcactactaatattctgaacactactgtaataaaTCTATCAAGAATTAATTGCATGCATATCAATACATGAAGGAAATGACAGGAGAAAGTCTAGTTGATTTTATCTGAGGCCCACAACGACTGTTTCCGTCACTAAATCTAACATCTTTACATTCATTCAGCTGCTCAACTGTGTGCAAGGATGATAATCTTAAAGTGATTGATTACTTTTTTTTGATAACTGCAGTGGATCCAGATGTTCCCTCTTGTCAGGAGGGGGTGTACTTGCCAAAGCTTATTCCACCAACGCCTGAGGATGGAGCACGCCTGAAAGCAGAAGTCAACAAAGAGTTGGAGATCAGAATCAAAGCACAATCATCAGCTAGCATGTAAACACGATTCACACAGAGCAGCCTCGTTGTTCCACAATAAACGCAATAATCACGAGGACTACTGTTGTCCACACAGGCTGCAAGATCTCATCATCAGCGGGCCGCTGAACATCACCAAGCACAGACCCACACGCAGCGAGTTTGCCATCAATTGGACTCCTGTTCCAGATGACCTGGGATTAACCTTCGCCATCTGCTTTGTGGTTGAATCAGTGTCTGGGTAAGACCAACTCAACTCTTTCCTGagcaacaaaaataataaattaataaataaacaaaccagctaaaatataataaaatatatggACTAAATCATGAATGTTGACAAAAACAGTTAATTTTAACAGCAACGACCATAATAATCAATACCCACAATGCAGATTGGGTTAGGGTTTATCCTAACCCACATCCAGGAACTTCTTGAATCCCTGAACCTTTGACTTAAATTGGGACATTTGCAAGCCCAGACACTCAGACTCATtcagcttttcaagtgctgcaatctgGGTATCCATGGAtcctcaaagatcacagcattaccCATGAAATCAAGGTCAGTATATCTTTCGTCAAAGGTGTCTAACTTGCCATTCACCAATCCTaccaaacacccagtccatgcaagcactgagaaGACCAGGAACCAGAACACATACAAGATGAACACCAATATCCACAGTTACCGCTCTGCACAgcacccacagcacctgtgtgtgggCCGGCTATGATCTCCAGCAGTGCGAGCAGCAAAATCAAACAACAGAGGAGCAGAAAGAAGCACAGATGATATTCAGGTTGCATTCAATGAGTCCTCACAGGCCCAGGACGCAGACGATGGCTGACTTCTCGAGTGTGAAGCCAGACTGCGGCCAGTAACTGGTGCTGATTCCTGTTAACACTTATTAGGGACGTGTGTAAAAATTCTATCCCATACCACTATAAAATCTGACGGTGCATTCAGAAAGAAtacgaaaaaaaaaacccctttaaaatgacaccaaaatCGTGATTATCTTAAGTATTAAGGAAGTTATGGGTGCTTTTGTGCCGGGATTCAAGCTTGTTTCCCTGGCCTTAATGAATAGATTAAACAGTAGGGCCTTTGTGACTGAGTTTGACCTATTTTCTCATATTTTTTCTCATAACTTCCTTAATATTGAAGATATCTCCATGAAATATTCAGGAATGATGGATTACCACCTCTTCTTCATTTTAAATGGTATATATCATCTCAACCCTGGCAGTCACTGGATTTTGGCGATCAACCAGAATCTTTGTGAAACGGCCAATCCTTCTgaaattcagcaaaaatgaagAGAAATACTTACTCTTTATTCCCTATACATTGATTTTTTAATCCCTATTCTTCCTTCCGGtacaatttaagtgactttgacgaagcaaaaataagaaatcaggtaacttctctctCCGATTGCCTGTGACAAAAACTCGAACACGAGGTGGGAAATTCTGGGTAATTCTTCTACGCCATCGACCTAAAAATAGATCAGGATATCCCTCCAATAGCCAATAGCAATGTGAATCGCAGGGAACTCTCTGTGCGACTCCCAGAAATGCGGTCACATGCAATTATGCAGAACGTAATCAAGGCGCTGGCTGACTTTGTCCACATCCCTACAGTTAGCCTTGAAGGGTCCTTCCCCGGCACAGAGGGCAGTTTAACCCCTAAACTCCTGTTGCATCTCGTCACATCACAGCTGCACCATGCAGCAGCTATTAGAACTGATTGTGGCCACTGTAGTCTGTGGTTGTGATTCCAGCAGCAGTGCCGTGTGTCTCTCCTCCACTCCACTTCAAAATGTAACACCCAGTGTAGACTACAGATCATGTTTCACTTCAATAAACATGATCAGAACATATAAACGTGAAACCATGTAACTACGAACACTGCTCACCCATAGTACATGCACAAAAATCAAGGAAAAATGACAAAATCATGAACAGACAAATGCTGCCGATAGCATCTGACGTCTCATGCATGATGATATAATGATACAAAACCACAGCACAGCTGGGATGTGATGCAGCTGTGCCTAGTTGTAATGACGTTAGTAAGATTGGTGACCTCAGAGCAGAGAACAACAGCAGTGGGTAAAAACAAAAGCCTTTATTGGTGGATGTAGCCCAGCAGGCTGTCTCTTGGCAACAAAAGAGCAGTCCACAAATGCAGGGTGCCTCTGAGGATGTCTGCAAACAAAGAATCCAGGAAAACAAGTGGAAGGTCAAAGTGCACAGTGAGGGCAAGAGTCAGCAACTGGAGGTCAAACACAAAGCAACAGCATGAAAGGCAGATGTTCTGGCCTAGGAGTGATTAGCCTAGTGCAGTTAAATAGAGTGTGACTCAAACCGGGAAATAAGCATGCACGCAAACTGGAAACCTGAGTGAACAGGAAGTAAAGCTGAAGAAATGCACAAGGAACAGATGATTCAGAATAAAAGCATCACAGGCGAATTCACTAAAAAATACAATAACCAGGAGTAAAAAAAACTAGAAACACTAGCAACATGAACCGTGACACTGGTGGTATCACAGAGCAAATACACCCGCAGTTTTTTAGACCGCGGTGACCACCTGTTTCTTCCTAGAAAAAGACAACTAGTCCTTTCTTCTCGTCTCTTCTTGCATGTCTCCTAAGTGGAAGCAAAGATTGTCTAATGCCAAGAGACCCACGTCTCCACCCATCCTGAAGATTGCGAGAAGACCTTCAGTTGTAATGGAGgatggtttatttatttaatttttgtgctGTAAAGAACTGacataaaaaatgtaattttaattaaaacatattattTAATAATGAGAAATAAGTATAATTATGAATGAATGGTCCATAATCACAATTAAACCATTTGCAGGTCTTACGTCTACCAGTCGGAGATGCGTTGTGTCGTGGCGGACGTAGGAAGGAAACAAGGTAACGACATTCAACAGTAAGATTCTTTTGTTTCAAGTGGAAGGATGAAATGTCGCACACTGACTACAATGCTGTTCAGACAATATTGAAAACTTAAGAGATTCTATAAATTTCTTTAACGGGCTGTGGTTCTCAAACTGTGGGAACAAACCCCTCTGCTGGGACACTGACATTACACAAGCAATAACTGAAAGAGGGTGAAAAGTGATGCAGAATCACGTCCACTGAAATTTATTTCTTCTGCAAACCATACTGCGGGCTGTGATTCTGCAGTTTTATCAAGAGTGACGTTCTATTGcagggaaaaagaaaaacaagcggCTCCTTCAATGTCTCCCATTTATTAAGGTCACCAGAGCAGAGTAGAGACGGATCAGTATGTTGATTCGGCGCAAGTTTTATGCCCCTACTCACAAAACTACATGACACAGAGAATggacaggggtggccttgaactaggaaccttctaCTTTACAACCAAGCGCACTTACCACATGGTCACCACATCTCATGTGTGACACTTAGAGATAGACACAAAGTACAGTGTCCCAATTCAGGATCTTCAccctcctcagggctgtgttccAATTCAGGATCTACACCCTTCTAAggactgtgtcccaattcaggatcTACACCCTTCTAAGAACTGTGTCCCAATTCAAggtctgcacccttctaagggCTGTGTCCCTGTTCAGGATCTACACTCTTCTaagggctgtgtcccaattcagcatCTGCACCCTTCTAAGAACTGTGTCCCAATTCAAggtctgcacccttctaagggCTGTGTCCCTGTTCAGGATCTACACTCTTCTaagggctgtgtcccaattcagcatCTGCAccctcctcagggctgtgtccctGTTCAGGATCTACACTCTTCTAAgcgctgtgtcccaattcagggcaTGTACCCTTCTAAGAGGTTTGTCCCAATTCAGGTTCTACGCCCTTCTAAGGTCTGTGTTCTACAAATCTCTTCAGGCTTCAGCTCTGCAGGCACAGTGGagtctggaacaaaccattctgatATGGGACAGTCTAACCCATGGAGAATTTTGCTGTTGTGTCATTATGTTTCTTCTCCGCTACCACCTGCCACGtggcaaccttgacagctgcacatACCAAGCTAGCATAGTTGGAACCTgtagtttagtaatcattttcCAGTACTTATTTATGCTTTATAAATGCTCCTTATTTACAGTTGTGTCCTTtcgtcatttttaaaaatttaccaACTGTTTTGTCTTGGGAAAAACAACCCCATGGAACCTGTTATAGCCTTCATTTTCAAGAATAAAGAAGTCTACATATATTGGCCACATTCCAAGcagcctttgaaatgggacagccgAGTTGTGCCGTTGTGCCACTTATGAAGTATGCAGCCGAAGactgcagcagctgctgaattgggacacagctacTCTTGTTGAGAACCAGTATTGCtggagaatgcagagcccgggccggtacatagggtttgattaggtcagctaagtagagaggtgctagtccatgaacagttttctaagttaatagcagaaccttaaaatccaacctcacagggactgaaagccagtgaagagacgccaaaatggatgtaatgtggtcgaactttctacttcctgtcaagagtctggcagtgttttttgtttttcacttgaggttatggttaaaaaaaaaatctacattcaAAGTGAAGGCAACTAGAACAGGATCAAAATGAAAGGATTAAAACACAGAACCAAAGCCTGTTGCCTTTAGAAGTTCCGGAGTTATTGAACTGGATCTCTGATATGTTTTAGGACTTTCGGTTGATTTTAGAACAACTTGTTGTGTGTCTCGGTAATTGTAGATGTGATGACTCATTATTCCACCTGAACACGTGCACGTTCTCTGATTTGGAAGAAAAATGTGCACTTCTGTAATCCCTTATGACAAAGTGACTGCTTAAGCATTCCTCTCAGGAATATGGTTTCTTTCCGGGATCGATTTTTCTCCACAATCCTTTCAAGTTGCCACCATCAAAGTGAGGATAATGTGAAAATGAAATGAGCCAATGAGATATGGTCCAacggatagatggttatttttgagatgtGGTGATGGACCTGTTATCCGCCCtaatggttgccattcaggaccggAGGTGGTTCCATATTGCGGTGGATGGGGAAAATCACGTCACTCGTGCATGCTCCCATACCAGTTCTGACAAATAACAGCTGCCCGTGTAATCTCCAGATTATTTTAGGTGTAACAACTCAAACTCAAATCTTTAGTCAGAAAAATCCTGCAAAGACTCGCAGGCCTGACTTAGTGTCTGAAGACATTCCATAAAATGATGCCataaaatgaaaatgccaaaCTGTCACTGCAGTTGAGCTGCACGTGCTCTGCCACGAGTCGTCAATGAGGGTGGAGCTGGAGAGATCCAAGCTGCCTGGACTCCGTGATGATCAGCTGCAGCTCAGTGATCCTGGAAACACTGTGTGCAGCCTCCAGACGCACTCAAACAGCACCCACGTGGTCGCCGTCGTCCCCCTCAATGCCTGCGGCACGCAGATCGAGGTAAACGCCGCAACGGCCTTCTTTAAATTACAATCCTCTCTTGCAGCTGCAGCATAAGAAGCTCATAAGTCTTTACTTTCACAGGAGGATGATGACAACCTCATCTTCAAGAATGAACTCACCACTGTGGAAACGGCTGGAAGCCTCATCACCAGGAAGCACATGTTTGAAGTGCAGTTCTATTGCCAGTATCCAAAACGTGGAAATGTGACACTGAGTTTCACCGTGCACAGGAAAAATGTCACCATATGGGAGAGAGGCTTTGGCATGTTCACCTACCAGTCTGAGTTCTACCCCAATGACCAATTCCAAATCAGGATTGATCCAAATTCCTACCCGCTGGAGTTTGAAATTGGGACGCTGATCCACATGCAGATTGAAGCCGTTTCTACCGTCAACAACACGGAGCTGTTTGTGGAATCCTGCAGGGCTTCACCTTATGACAACCCAAACTACCCATCGACCTATGTCATCATCGAAAACGGGTAGGAACATCCAACAGCaccaacacaaaaaaaacaacaaagacttAACACTTGTGATTTCACCCATCTGACACATCATCGCTGGTTTACTGATGTGGGAACTGATGGCAGAATGAAACCCCTTGAAAGGTTTAGGCCTGGCCTGGATTCAGTACTATTAAATCTCTGGTTTGGGCAAGAGAAAGTACTTAGAATAGCAGACCAGATCTTCTTGAGACAGAAGCAGGTCACCTATCCAGTCTGCGTGTGCTTTTTGGACTTTGAAAAAGTCTATGACCATATCCTCAAGAACATCATGACCCTGACTGCTCATCCTTGACACTGATTGCTGATATCTGAACCTCATCAAGGAAGTTGTGTCTTTATTGTGGTTTGTATGTCTGTCTTACTTTGAATCTGTAACCAGAATCAGAATGTAGATTCCGATGAGTGATTATCTTGATCCTGTAATAGTGAGCAatggaatcaggatcaaagatcaaagctTAAGCATCCACAACTGGATCCACGTTATGATCAGGAAGAAAGGAGTCAGGATGAGTGAGCAAAGGCAGGTTCTGGATCAAACTAATCATGAATAAATCTCTAACCACTTAATCCAAAGCCACACTAAAATGGAGTCGCCTCAAGAGGTTAAATTTTCTGCGATGCAGTAAAGTGTTACTTCCTCTCACACCTCTTATTTCTCATAAACTTTAAGGTTTTGACACTTTCTCTCCTTTGACCAGCTGTCAAGTGGACCCGACTATTAAAATCCATCCACCAGCCCACAACAAACAATTCCGATTCAGCATGGAGGCTTTCAAATTCATCGGACTGCACGACCTGGTAAAGGACGGAAAACAAACCTCTCAGCCCTTGACTGATTTATTGACCATTTATTGATCACACTCTTTAGATTTCTTCATGGGTTCAATGATGTTCAAAGGAAATGCTCCTTTCTCTATCATGTAACTTGTCAGAA comes from Thalassophryne amazonica chromosome 2, fThaAma1.1, whole genome shotgun sequence and encodes:
- the LOC117501726 gene encoding CUB and zona pellucida-like domain-containing protein 1, whose amino-acid sequence is MRVELERSKLPGLRDDQLQLSDPGNTVCSLQTHSNSTHVVAVVPLNACGTQIEEDDDNLIFKNELTTVETAGSLITRKHMFEVQFYCQYPKRGNVTLSFTVHRKNVTIWERGFGMFTYQSEFYPNDQFQIRIDPNSYPLEFEIGTLIHMQIEAVSTVNNTELFVESCRASPYDNPNYPSTYVIIENGCQVDPTIKIHPPAHNKQFRFSMEAFKFIGLHDLVYISCSVMMCEAGNLDTRCSQGCIKSNSTNSRPKREAAIQTARHFVSQGPLRLRRSSERAQSPVTNLNLNLVFIAGCFLAVVGMISAAVVHKSRTPKIKYQLLPAAEN